A region of the Pirellulales bacterium genome:
GAGGGCTCAAAATTAATAGCCAAGGGCGGCTATCGCCACAAGATCACTTGCGACGGCCAGGAAAATAACAAAATTCCAGCGCCGCGCCTATCGCGCCATGCGCGTGCGGCAACCAATCCGGCCGACAGTGCCATTCGTGCCCGACACCTTTTCCGCTCCCTTTTCCGCTCCCTACGACGCCGCGGCGCTCGCCGGCTTTTCGGCGGGCTTTTCCCCAGTTTTTTCGGACGGATTCGCCTTCGTCGCCGCCGCTTGTTCGATCCACGGGTCCATGTCTTTGAACACGTCGGCGGCCGATGGTTGGAAAACTTTGCCAACCAATAGATCGGTGACGTTGCCCACGTGATGCGGGTAGTTCTTGATGAATCGGCCGAAGCTGAAGGAATCGTTGTAGAACGCGTAGACCAGTTTGCTCATCCAATACACGCCGTCGGTGAACGGCTTTGCCCAGGCGCCAAGCCGAGCGGCGGAAGGATCGTTGGCTTTGAGCGCGTCGATGATGCAATCGCCGGCCATTTCGCCCGACTTCAACGCCAGAAATACGCCCGAGCTATAGATCGGGTCGAGAAACACATACGCATCGCCGATCAGCACCCAGCCGTCGCCGGCCGCTTCGCTGGATGTGTAAGAAAATTCCCGCAACACGCGGACGTTGCTGGTCAGCTCGGCGTCGGCCAATCGGGCCTTGAGCGCCGGGCATTTTTCCACTTCCTCGAAATACACCTCGTCGGGCGTCCCACGGCCTTTCAATAAATGCGCCGCGTCGGCCACTACGCCGATGCTGACGATATTGTCGTGCAGCGGGATATACCAGAACCAAGCCTTCTTGTCGTTGGTGTAGAGCACGAGCGTGGCCCCTTCGTTGCGGCCGCTATCGCGCCGGGCGTTGCGATAATAGTGCCAGATAGCTGCTTTTTTCAGTTTCGGATTCGGTTGCCGAATGCCCATGCGGTTGGCGATGATCGATTGCTGCCCGGTCGCATCGACGACCACTCGAGCGGCGATATCGCGCGATTGCCCGTCGGCCGTTTCGATGCGCACTCCGGTGGCTCGCCGGCCGTCGAAGAGCACATCGAGCACGCGTGTCTGATCGTGGCAATCGGCCCCTTTTTCGGCGGCATTCTTGAACAGCATTTCGTCGAGTTCGCTGCGCAGCACTTGCCAGGTTTCGGAGCATTCGCGTGGATCGCGTTCGGAGAAATAAAACGGCTGCGACTCGCGCCCCGTGTGGCTGGCGAATTGCACGCTGAACTTGCGCTGAAAGTGGCCCTGTTTCAACTTGTCGAGCACGCCGAGCCGCTTGAACGACCAATATGATTCGGGCATCAGCGATTCACCGACATGGAAGCGGGGGAATTTTTCCCGTTCCAAAAGAAGCGTGTTCCGCCCTGCCTCGGCCACCAGCGCGGCCGCGGTCGATCCCGCCGGTCCGCCGCCGATCACGATGCAATCGTAAGAATCGTTCATATGCGTTTTCGTTGCCAGGTTACCGTGTTCCAAAATATGGCCGACCCAACTTGCCACTCCGCCGCGGCAAGCATCTCGCTTTGGGGTTTCGCGCGTTGGCCGTCGGATGGTGACTGCCGTTCACGCCGGCACGACGATCTCCAAGAGTTCCACGGCCGGCTCGCCGTTGCAATGGATGAGCGCCGTGCGGCCGTAGGTGCGCTGGTCGGGCCGCATGTCGAACAGCCGGCACAGATCCGGCCCCGGCGCGATCTCCCACAAATTGAATAATTCGACGCTTCGCAGCACCTTGTTGCGAATCAGGATGCGCCCCAGCGGCGCCGAGCGGCTTTCCACCTCGCGGCGCACGATATCGCTGACGTGCGCGAAATTCAACCGCACAATGCCGAATTGCACGACCCGGCCATCGCTGCAGCGCTTGAGCAGAATCTTTCGCGAATAGTGATCCGCGTCAAGCCGCGAGTCGAGCACTTCAACATCCACCAGCGAACCGTGGTGCTTCTCGACGGTGACGGTCATGTGGTGCTCGTGAGCGAGCAGCTTGCGATACACGGATGGAAGTTCGTCGCGATTCACCTCGCGGCAATAGCCGAGCTCCTCCGGCGCGTCGTAAAACAACGCCACCAGCGTCTCCAACTCGGGAACGACGCGCGGATGCGTACTCACGGCAATCGAGCCGACTCGGTTAGGGGCCAGCTTTTCAGACCGACCGGTCGAGCCCAAGGCTTGACCGGCAAAAACAGGCGGGAAATTGGGGTGGGGTGGGTTTCTCGTTGGCTGCCGGCGTTGCCGCGAGGTACGAGAATTCCGCGGGGGCTTTAGCAACGCGTTTTTAAAACAACATCGATCAAATAGTGCAACAACCGGCACAATGCGGCGGGCCCGACCGATTCAGCCACCGATCGGGCTCGATTGTCGTATTCTTGTACCAATCGCTGCGCTTTGTCAAACACTTCGGCTAGGCGATAAAGGTCGCGAATCTCACACACGATCGCTTCGCTCACCGGCGAACTCGTGGCCAGCGACTGTAGTCGCAAACGGCTTGGCTCGGCAAGGCCTTCTAGGGCCAACGCCCACAACAGCGTCGGCCGTCCGCCCAGCACGTCGCCAGCCGCGACGAGTTTATTATGATTGTCGGGCTCCCAATCGGCCAGATCATTTTGGATCTGAAATGCGATGCCGAGGTGTTTTGCGAATTCGCCGATCGGCTTCAAATAGGCTTCGCTCGGCCCCGCGAGTCGCAAGCCGGTAATCAGCGCGGCTTCGAAGGCCGGCGCGGTTTTCAAGGCATAAATCTCGAGCGATTCGGCCACCGAAAGCAGCTTGCGGCGCGAATCGCGCCACAACAATTCGGCCCCTTGCCCTTCGGTCAGCTTCATGTGAGCCTCGGCAAGGCGGTCCATGATGTCGCTGACAGCATCGGCCCCGAGCGCGCTGCTTTCGCGGCTGACCAATCGGTAGCCGAGACCGATCAGATAGTCGCCGACGTTGATCGCGGTCGAAACGCCCAGCGCGCGATGCAACGTCGCGGCGCCGTAACGGAATTGATCGTCGTCTTCAATGTCGTCGTGGACCAGCGAGGCTTTGTGAAATGTTTCGATCGAAACCGCGGCGCGTTTCACGGAAAGCGGCAGCTCGGCGACGCTGCGGTGACCGTCGGAAAGCGTGCAGCGGCCGCCGGTCATGGCGTCGTAAACGGCGAGCGTGATGAATGGCCGCGAGTGCTTGCCGCCGCGGGTCAGAAAGTCGTAGGCGATCGCTTCGGTGCCCGCCAGCGGATCGAGCAGGGCCGCCCCTTGGCCATTCAACTCGGCCAGCCGTGGGCCGATCCGCATCCGCGGGGCGAGCTGCTCGAGTTCGTCGGGATCGAACATCCGCTGGGCCGCCCGAATCAAATGCCGGTAATTAGGCGCTGACGCATCGTCGGCCACGAAGTCCAAATCGATCATCCGCCGGATCCAATCGCCGTCGAACGCCACCGACGGACCGGATTCAGATCTCGCGCAGTCGTCCGCGGCTCCATCGACCAGTGGTATTGCCATGCAGGGAACCTCGAACTGCGGAATCTGGTTGAGCGCCTTCTCCAATAAATCGAGCGACGCCACGCCCATTACGGCGTCGATCTCGGCGCTTGCCAGTGCCTCAAGCGCCGCAACCGATTCTTCCGCCCACAACACCCGATACCCGAGCCGCTCGGCACGTCGCCGGAGCCAAGCGATCGCACAACGAGCGCAATCGGGCATTTGCCGCGCGGAGATCGCTCCCTGGCAATCGGCCGCATGCGACAGGCTGCCGGGCAACAACAGCAACCGCCGGTCACGGGGGACGGCGGCAATTTTCGGTTGCCAGAATGCCGAGGCCAGCATCACCATCGTCCAGCCGACGAAGCCCTCGGGCAACTCCAATTCGGTCAGTAATTCGCGGGCGAGCCGTTCCAACTCGGGCTGCTTCGGTAGTGCCGCTTGTTCGATGCGCTCAGCCAGCAGCGACGCCTTGCGCCGCAACCGCTCTCGAAGCGACTTCGGACGCGGAATTCGCTTGATATGAGCGGTCGTGCTCAGGAAACCCCGCTCCGCCGACGGGCCATCGGCTGTTTCGGCCATTTCGCTCGCCTCGGCAGGTTTGGCCAGGCGAGCGGACGAACGGGAAATGCGGCCGGCTGGTGAAAGCTTCCGAATGGCGCTCGACAAGGGAAATCCTTCCTTAGCGGTCGATCAATACAAGCAAGTCGAAGATAACGTTTGATCTGCTCTGACGCTGCCCAAAAAGCTTTGCTGCGAAGACCGACCACTAGCGCGCGCCGCGCGCTGGAGGCAAATTTGCCGCCAGCTGAGCCGAACGCCGCCGAACATCATAACAAAGCAATTCCGACTGTGAACCGCACGCCCACGAACCTGACCGCACGCGACCGGCAACACGCAATCCCACGCCAAACACGAACCGCAAATCGCCGCCGCCGTTTAACACGCTGCGGGCGGCGATCGCTTCAAACCCTTTTGCCGCATCGGATTCGGCGCTGCGGGCCCAGAAATTTGCTTGCTCTTCTAGCATCGGATTAGCTACAATCGGCGGTAGTCGGAGATTTGGAAGGCGATCGGCCATCGCTGCGGCGCCGGTCGTGCGGTTTTTGTTGTCGCTGGATGTTCGATTGAAATGCTTCCGCCGACTGCTCGCCTACACACCCTCCCTCCTAGCCGCAGCCTATTTGATGAAAGCGTATCCGATGGCGGAGCACGCTAATTTCCAATGGCGCGCGGGGCGCCGCATTGCGGATAAGGCCAATCCGTTGCCGGCGCTCGGAAATGGATTCACGGGAAAGAGATTTCACGAGGAATTTCGCATGAATGGCGGCCGAAGCGCAAGCGATGTCCGGCGTTGTTTCGCAATTGCGATTCTGGGGTTGGCAATAACTTCGATTTGGTCCAATTCGGTTCGAGCGGCTGAAAGGCCAAACGACCCGAAAGCCGCCGCGCCCGAGCCAGCGGTCAAAGTCAGCTACTTCCGCGACATCCGCCCGATCTTGCAAGAGCAGTGCCAAGGCTGCCATCAGCCGGCCAAGCGGAGCGGTCAATATGTGATGACTCCGTTCGCGGCGCTGTTGAAAGGGGGCGAAAGCGGTTCACCAGCCGTCGTACCCGGCAAGGCCGCCGACAGCAATCTACTAAGCCAAATCACGCCGACGAAGGGCAAAGTGGATATGCCGAAAGGTAAGAGCCCATTGGCCGCGGCCCAGATCGGTCTTATCCGCCGCTGGATTGCTGAAGGCGCCGTCGACGATACGCCGGCGAGTGCATCCGTGGTGTTCGACGCGGCGCATCCGCCCGTGTATCATCTGCCGCCGGTTCTGACATCGCTCGACTATTCGCCGGATGGCAAGCTGCTCGCAGTTTCCGGGTATCACGAAGTTCTGCTCTGGAAGGCCGACGGCTCGGCGATGGTCGGCCGGTTGGTGGGGCTGTCGGAGCGGGTTCAATCGTTGGCATTTTCGCCCGACGGCAAATTGCTGGCCGTTGCGGGCGGTTCGCCGGCTCGCTTGGGCGAGATTCAAGTTTGGGATATCGAAAAACGCAAGCTGTTGCTCTCGGTGCCGATGACCTACGACACGCTGTATGGCG
Encoded here:
- a CDS encoding NAD(P)/FAD-dependent oxidoreductase, producing the protein MNDSYDCIVIGGGPAGSTAAALVAEAGRNTLLLEREKFPRFHVGESLMPESYWSFKRLGVLDKLKQGHFQRKFSVQFASHTGRESQPFYFSERDPRECSETWQVLRSELDEMLFKNAAEKGADCHDQTRVLDVLFDGRRATGVRIETADGQSRDIAARVVVDATGQQSIIANRMGIRQPNPKLKKAAIWHYYRNARRDSGRNEGATLVLYTNDKKAWFWYIPLHDNIVSIGVVADAAHLLKGRGTPDEVYFEEVEKCPALKARLADAELTSNVRVLREFSYTSSEAAGDGWVLIGDAYVFLDPIYSSGVFLALKSGEMAGDCIIDALKANDPSAARLGAWAKPFTDGVYWMSKLVYAFYNDSFSFGRFIKNYPHHVGNVTDLLVGKVFQPSAADVFKDMDPWIEQAAATKANPSEKTGEKPAEKPASAAAS
- a CDS encoding polyprenyl synthetase family protein — translated: MSSAIRKLSPAGRISRSSARLAKPAEASEMAETADGPSAERGFLSTTAHIKRIPRPKSLRERLRRKASLLAERIEQAALPKQPELERLARELLTELELPEGFVGWTMVMLASAFWQPKIAAVPRDRRLLLLPGSLSHAADCQGAISARQMPDCARCAIAWLRRRAERLGYRVLWAEESVAALEALASAEIDAVMGVASLDLLEKALNQIPQFEVPCMAIPLVDGAADDCARSESGPSVAFDGDWIRRMIDLDFVADDASAPNYRHLIRAAQRMFDPDELEQLAPRMRIGPRLAELNGQGAALLDPLAGTEAIAYDFLTRGGKHSRPFITLAVYDAMTGGRCTLSDGHRSVAELPLSVKRAAVSIETFHKASLVHDDIEDDDQFRYGAATLHRALGVSTAINVGDYLIGLGYRLVSRESSALGADAVSDIMDRLAEAHMKLTEGQGAELLWRDSRRKLLSVAESLEIYALKTAPAFEAALITGLRLAGPSEAYLKPIGEFAKHLGIAFQIQNDLADWEPDNHNKLVAAGDVLGGRPTLLWALALEGLAEPSRLRLQSLATSSPVSEAIVCEIRDLYRLAEVFDKAQRLVQEYDNRARSVAESVGPAALCRLLHYLIDVVLKTRC
- a CDS encoding c-type cytochrome domain-containing protein, yielding MNGGRSASDVRRCFAIAILGLAITSIWSNSVRAAERPNDPKAAAPEPAVKVSYFRDIRPILQEQCQGCHQPAKRSGQYVMTPFAALLKGGESGSPAVVPGKAADSNLLSQITPTKGKVDMPKGKSPLAAAQIGLIRRWIAEGAVDDTPASASVVFDAAHPPVYHLPPVLTSLDYSPDGKLLAVSGYHEVLLWKADGSAMVGRLVGLSERVQSLAFSPDGKLLAVAGGSPARLGEIQVWDIEKRKLLLSVPMTYDTLYGVSWSPDGSRIAFGCADNSVRAIDAHSGKQVLFQGAHNDWVLGTVFSKDASHLISVSRDRSMKLIEVATQRFVDNITSITPGALKGGLASVDRNPKEDEVVVGGADGVPKIYHVYRPPGKSRRIGDDDNFIRQFEAMPGRIYAVEYSRDGTRIVAGSSNQGTGEIRVYNAANSQLISKFQGEPGPIYAARFSPDGKQVAAAGFSGKVLLMDAATGKLVKEFFPVPLAGAVTAKR